From the genome of Muricauda sp. SCSIO 64092, one region includes:
- a CDS encoding SH3 domain-containing protein, producing the protein MKTRQMLSILTLLAICLFTNAQEKLHCSYEDCDFTKGEVVYLFGDDVLLREAPTVESKILGKLEIGTHMVILEKHKNSWPYKGIDSHFYKVDYKGTEGYILGGLIALEKKTVHGVTHLFGRAKSAQQDYLLIRTLKGDGKFTEKSVRLDNPQFYLTVQGNKGLSQIDAMLYVDYVAEGCGVEGGRIYFFQKEDSLYQVARLSKIFDAGVYAIQEEFIFPEDEDGIEGKIRYTKELAEYYDDAANWEKKSLESKELIWTNHSLGLAQR; encoded by the coding sequence ATGAAAACAAGACAGATGTTATCCATCCTTACCTTACTAGCCATCTGTTTGTTTACCAATGCCCAAGAAAAATTGCACTGTTCCTATGAGGACTGTGATTTTACAAAAGGCGAAGTCGTTTATCTTTTTGGGGACGATGTCCTGCTCCGTGAAGCACCCACTGTGGAATCCAAAATCCTTGGGAAACTGGAAATTGGAACCCATATGGTCATCCTGGAAAAACACAAAAACTCTTGGCCTTACAAGGGAATCGATTCCCATTTCTACAAGGTGGACTACAAAGGAACCGAAGGGTACATCCTTGGTGGTCTTATTGCTTTGGAGAAAAAAACGGTTCATGGGGTCACCCATCTCTTCGGTAGGGCAAAGTCCGCACAGCAGGACTATTTACTGATCCGAACACTGAAAGGTGATGGAAAATTCACTGAAAAATCCGTTCGATTGGACAACCCCCAATTTTATCTTACCGTCCAGGGCAATAAAGGACTTTCGCAAATTGATGCCATGCTCTATGTAGATTACGTGGCTGAGGGTTGTGGTGTGGAAGGCGGTCGTATTTATTTCTTCCAAAAGGAGGATTCCCTTTATCAGGTAGCACGCCTTTCCAAAATTTTTGATGCCGGTGTGTACGCTATCCAGGAGGAGTTCATTTTTCCCGAAGATGAGGATGGGATAGAAGGGAAAATCCGATACACCAAAGAATTGGCCGAATATTATGATGATGCCGCCAATTGGGAAAAGAAAAGCCTTGAAAGCAAAGAGCTGATTTGGACAAACCATAGTCTTGGTCTGGCCCAACGGTAA